The window tcgtctatgacCTTATATACCAGCACTGCTAATAGATTATTGATGTTCCTGCACAATAAACGATCTCCGTACTTACATTCCACAGTCAGTGTGAGGGTCTGCTCCGATGACACAGTTGGGTATGTGACTCTGCAGGTGAGGTTTTGCCCGTGATGTTTGAGCGCTGGGGTCAGGGACAGAACAGAAGTATATGTCAGAGTGtcaccctgctgagttacgctgTGTGAGGCTGACGGTGGTTCATCAGCGGGGGTGACCCAGGTTAAGGTGGGGGCCGTTCCATCACACGTGGTGCTGAAGGAGCAGGTCATGTTCACAGGCTTtcctgccaccaattcagcagcgAATATCGTGGGTTTATCCATGAAATCTAACACACAGAGAAACAAATACTGTTAGTTAAATATCACTGGATACATCGGTTCACATCGAAATCCCAGTCCCACACGAGCAAGGATGTTTTtacaaggtatagaagtgtgaaaacgcacacctccagattcagggacagtttcttcccagctgttatcaggcaactgaatcatcctaccacaaccagggagcggtcctgaactactatctgcctcagcagaaagactatacatgattgcaatcgagccatttgcagtgtatggatacgtgataagggaataacgtttagtgcaaggtaaagccagcaaagtccaatcaaggatagtccgatgggTCACCAGTGATGTCGacagtagttcaacactgctctctggttgtggtaggatggttcagttgcctgataacagctgggagaaactgttgagtgaatgagtgaattataCAGAGCACTTACCAGTAACACTGAGCTGTGTTACAGGGCGGTAGTTGTAACGTTCTCCCCCATCGAATTCAACTCTGAAAAAATAAGGACCTGCATCTTGCTGCGTGACGTTGTCTATAACCAGGGAACAGTCGTTGTCTTTCAGGATTCCTGACAGCCGGGTCCGATGCTGAAACTTTGTTAATTCTAGACTGGGATTCCCGGAGTGGAAGGCTACAGGACCTTTGTTGTCGTGCGACTCACTGTTAAACCAGATTCCAGTCCGTGGTTCATTGTTCAGTATCGACGGGTATCTGTAGTGACACGGAATCCGTGCACACAAACCATTCTGCGCTGTCACAGCTCCGGGATTGTCCGCACTCCACTCTCCCGACACCACggctgaggagagaaggaacaatcTTTAGCAGTGAACACCCTGTCAGTTCACTGGACTTTCCACACCGTTTATCCTGCGCTGTGGACCTGGTGTGAACAGAGCGTAGAAGAGCGGCatcgtggcgtagtggtagagcctccctcctcaccgcccctcccccagtgcatcactccctcctcaccgcccctcccccagtgcatcactccctcctcaccgcccctcccccagtgcatcactcccccctcaccccccctccccagtgcatcactccctcctcaccgcccctcccccagtgcatcactccctcctcaccgccccctcccccagtgtatcactccctcctcaccacccctcccccagtgcatcactccctcctcaccgccccctcccccagtgcatcactccctcctcaccgcccctcccccagtgcatcactccctcctcaccgcccctcccccagtgcatcactccctcctcaccgcccctcccccagtgcatcactccccgTAAACACTTCTGAGTTGCTGCTGATGGTACcttggagaagggagaggaggaagaacgATCTCCCGATCATTGTCTGATCCCAGATATCCCGTCAgttacccgatctcccggtctgGAAGAGAAAGTTATTGCAGTAAAACTCCAGCAACCAATATACATTAAGCAAcatggatgcaatgctgaggctctatgaggcgctggtgaggccgcatttggaatattgtgaggaatTTGAGCCCCGcatctgatgaaggatgtgctggctctggagagggtccagaggaggtttacaggaatggtcccaggaatgagtgtgtttacatatgatgagcgtttgtcagcactgggcctgtactagctggagtttagaaggaggaccgcattgaaacttaccgaatagtgaaaggcttggatagagtggatgtggataggactTTTCCACTACTGGGAGGGTCATAGCCGATGAATTCAACGTtcttctaggaaggagatgaggaggaatttctttagtgagagggtggtgaatctgtggaatttttgccacagaaggctgtggcggcccagtcagtggatattgttaaggcagagatagatagattgtgaattcgtacggttgtcaggggttatggggagaaggcaggagaatgggattagtagggagagatggatcagccatgattaaaaggcagagtagatttgatgggctgaatggcctaattctgctcctatcacatgtctgtaaatatcaccaacagcaTACGCTGCACCAACTACATTGAAGCTGTGGTCAATAAAGCAAACTGATGTCTCATCGTGCTCAAAAGATGAAGGAAGTTCAGCTTTTCTCCAGTGACTCACACCAACTTCTCCACATGAACTGTGAAAGAACACTGTTAGGTTGCATTACACATTGGTTTGGGACCAGCtcagcccaagaccacaagaaattgctcagagcttagtttagtttagagatacagcacagaaacaggctcccaCAGCCCACAGACCATGCCGACCACTTTACCCCACCGTGCCCgcttcgaccatcgatcacccgttcacacactagttctgtgtttagtctagagatacaacgtggaaacaggcccttcgacccatcgagtctgtgctgaccagcgatcccccgcacactaacactatcctacacacactagggacaatttacaatgttgccaagccaatcagcctacaaacctgcatgtcattggaatgaagggggaagggatgtgtggggagggggtttgtggggTTGCGTGGCTAGGGGGTGTCGTGTGGGTAGGGGAgggcgtgtgtgggggggggagtgtgggggggagtgtggggaaggggtgtgtgggggcggggaagtgtgtgtgtggtgtgtgggggagggagttggggaaggtggggagggggatgtgtgggagAGGTGGAtgtaggggacgggggggtgtaggggacgggggggtgtaggggacgggggggtgtaggggacggggggtgtaggggacggggggtgtaggggacggggggggtgtagggagggggggctgtaggggacgggggggtgTGTAGGGACGGGGGTGTGTAGGGACGGGGGTGtgtagggagggggggtgtagggacggggggggtgtaggggacgggggggtgtgtagggacgggggggtgtaggggacgggggggtgtaggggaaggggggtgtgtagGGAGGGGGGctgtaggggacggggggggtGTGTAGggacgggggggtgtaggggacgggggggtgtaggggacggggggtgTGTAGGgacggggggggtgtaggggacggggggggtGTAGGGACGGGGGGGTGTATGGgatgggggggtgtaggggacggtgggtgtagggaagggggggtgtaggggacgggggggtgtaggggacggggggtgtaggggacgggggggtgtaggggacggggggggtgtaggggacgggggggggggtgtagggaaggGGGGCATGTgtagggaaggggggggtgtagggaagggggggatgtgtagggaaggggggtgtagggaagggggggatgtgtagggaaggggggggggtgtagggaaggtgggtgcaggggagggggatgtgggagtGGGCTCAGCAGCCCACACTCCGCTGCTTTAGCTTTATTCTCGGCAGCTTCTGGACGGGCGACATCTGAACCGTTTTtgagcaaatttaaaaacaacacagaggggaagtggtcaagatgagagttttagtaatagtgtaGACAGAAGATAGATTgtatcaggatgcatcgcagcttgctttgggaacagctccatccaagatcgcaacaggtccttcggcccaccatgtccatgccaacccttTTTTCAGCCCATCTATTGGTATGATTGTataattgccatgtgtaccagaaTTCAGTGTTTGCACACAACCCAGGCAAGTCGTActgtataaggtcataagtgataggagcagaattaagccattcggcccatcaagtctgctccaccattcaatcatggccgatctatcactatctcctaacctcattctcctgccttctccccataacctctgacaccagtacaaatcaagaatctatccgtctctgccttaaacaatccactgacttagcctctacagtctactgtggcaaagaattccacagattcaccaccctctgactgaatatatccttcctcatctccttcctggaagaacatcctttaattctgaggctgtaatctctagtcttagactctcccactagtggaaacatcctctccacgttcactctatccaagcctttcactattctgtatgtccctccctcattctgctaaactccagcgagtacaggcccagtgctatcaaacgctcatcatatgttaacccactcattcctgggatcattcatgtaaacctcctctggaccctctccagagccagcacatccttcctcagatatggggcccaaaattgctcacaatattgagTACAATAtatactgagagtcatgggagagggagacacagaaatacctttctgtcctgggcctccttcactgttagagtcaggcccaacgcaaattggggaacagcaccccatattacgcttgggcagcttacatcggtACGattatcgacttctctaacttcgtagccttgctttccctctttctccatccctcctcttTCCTATTCTACAACCAGTCTGACCGTCCCCTTGATTAAatcttatctctgtttgcttcgttgtcaccttctcctagctaacaatgatctattctacattttcatccaaccTCATTCCCTTtgccttgttttcacacctttcacttccttatctctgtgtctctctcccgtgactctcagactgaagaacggtctcgacccaaaacatcacccattccttctctctgattctcagattcggggacagtttcttcccagctgttatcaggcaactgaatcatccaaccacaaccagagagcagcgctgaactactgtctacctttttgatgaccctctgactatcctttatcagactttgctggttttaccttgcactaaacgctattcccctatctgtacactgtaaatggaacaattgtaatcatgtgtaggaaggaactgcagatgctggtttaaaccaaagttagacacaaaatgctgccttaactcaacgggacaggcagcatctctggagagaaggaatgggttttcacaccttacccttccatatctctaaactctggatagaagaaatgggtgacacttcgggtcaagacccttcttctatccagagatgctgcctgtcccactgagttactccagcattttgtgtctatctttgattgtaaacatgtgttGTCTTCCCTCTGACCGGTTAGCTTGGAACAAAGGCTTTTCCCTGtaactcggtgcacgtgacaataaactaaactaaactctccagagatgctgcttgtcccgctgagttactccagcgctttgtgtctatctttggtgtgaatcagcatctgcagttacctcaATACACAAAGTATTTCAGTGATCAGACTCTGCATAAAGTCGCAACTCAGCCGAACTGGTGGTTGTTCGTGGGAACGAGCGACAGACACGGAATTACATACCTGGGTTCTGTCCGCTGGTCGAGTATCGA is drawn from Amblyraja radiata isolate CabotCenter1 chromosome 43, sAmbRad1.1.pri, whole genome shotgun sequence and contains these coding sequences:
- the LOC116968027 gene encoding sialic acid-binding Ig-like lectin 12 — its product is MIGRSFFLLSLLQAVVSGEWSADNPGAVTAQNGLCARIPCHYRYPSILNNEPRTGIWFNSESHDNKGPVAFHSGNPSLELTKFQHRTRLSGILKDNDCSLVIDNVTQQDAGPYFFRVEFDGGERYNYRPVTQLSVTDFMDKPTIFAAELVAGKPVNMTCSFSTTCDGTAPTLTWVTPADEPPSASHSVTQQGDTLTYTSVLSLTPALKHHGQNLTCRVTYPTVSSEQTLTLTVEYAPQNLSITSPDNVNNSWVSIKEGNSAAILCSLQSFPASNLMWRHRCHAEHNTFQQRAVDGHRHRHRK